Proteins from a genomic interval of Thermodesulfobacteriota bacterium:
- a CDS encoding CBS domain-containing protein — translation MIVKKFMTPDPVTISPEEDINDAFHLLLEHRFRQAPVVEDGKLIGIVTDRDLRTALFQTYVESDLTVGDVMRAGPVTISEDSEVKDAARIICECKFNALPVVSGTGDLVGIITTTDILRGVLKL, via the coding sequence ATGATTGTGAAAAAGTTTATGACTCCCGATCCTGTGACAATCTCTCCAGAGGAAGACATCAATGATGCTTTTCACCTGTTGTTAGAGCATCGCTTCCGCCAGGCTCCTGTCGTTGAGGATGGAAAACTAATTGGCATTGTTACAGACAGAGACCTGCGTACCGCACTCTTTCAGACTTATGTAGAATCAGATCTAACCGTGGGCGATGTCATGCGTGCTGGTCCCGTCACTATATCCGAAGATTCGGAGGTCAAGGATGCGGCCCGAATAATATGTGAATGTAAATTCAACGCCCTCCCTGTAGTTTCCGGCACCGGGGACCTGGTGGGGATCATAACCACAACGGATATTCTGAGGGGTGTGCTAAAACTTTAA
- a CDS encoding cold-shock protein, whose protein sequence is MAGREIGTVKWFNATKGFGFIERQNDKDVFVHHSDIAGDGYRSLDEGQRVEFTVAEGQKGPKAQNVVPAK, encoded by the coding sequence ATGGCAGGACGTGAGATTGGCACTGTCAAGTGGTTCAATGCAACCAAGGGTTTTGGTTTTATTGAGCGCCAAAATGACAAAGACGTGTTTGTTCATCACAGTGATATAGCTGGCGACGGCTATCGTTCACTTGATGAAGGACAACGTGTAGAATTCACGGTTGCTGAAGGGCAAAAAGGCCCAAAGGCCCAAAACGTTGTTCCCGCTAAGTAA
- the ybeY gene encoding rRNA maturation RNase YbeY, giving the protein MKLSILDRVNRLRSEQKKNLKRKAIFILKTLDVSRNKELCVAFVDDEEMRKLNADYRNINRTTDVLSFPQDGPDDSMLGDVIISIDTAIRRSKLQKLNIEDEIHKLMIHGILHLLGYDHKKKNEARVMRKKELEILSSIESL; this is encoded by the coding sequence ATGAAATTATCAATATTAGACAGGGTCAATCGCTTAAGGAGCGAACAGAAGAAGAATTTGAAAAGGAAAGCGATTTTCATACTTAAAACACTCGATGTTTCAAGAAATAAGGAGTTGTGTGTAGCATTTGTCGACGACGAGGAAATGCGGAAGCTGAACGCCGATTATCGAAACATAAATCGGACCACCGACGTCCTGTCCTTTCCCCAGGACGGCCCTGATGATTCCATGCTTGGAGATGTAATTATTTCGATTGACACGGCAATAAGACGTTCAAAGCTGCAAAAATTAAACATTGAAGATGAGATTCACAAATTGATGATACATGGGATATTGCATCTCCTGGGATATGACCATAAGAAAAAAAATGAAGCCAGGGTAATGAGGAAAAAGGAATTAGAAATCCTATCAAGCATCGAGTCCCTGTAA
- the scpB gene encoding SMC-Scp complex subunit ScpB, whose protein sequence is MEKEHLKKVIECIIFVSEKPLSIQRLQKVLPELKRSEISECIEELISEWNSLDRGFRLHEVANGYQFRTNSDFSEEIIRFKETKPFRLSRAALEALAIIAYNQPITRLEVDQIRGVDSTGVIGVLLEKRLVEISGRKEVIGRPFLYATTSEFLETFGLRSLRDLPSLKELEEIEASFEKPLQGLDA, encoded by the coding sequence TTGGAAAAAGAACACTTAAAAAAGGTGATTGAATGCATCATCTTTGTTTCAGAAAAACCGCTTTCAATACAGAGGCTCCAAAAGGTATTACCTGAACTAAAAAGAAGTGAAATTAGTGAGTGTATTGAGGAGCTGATAAGCGAATGGAATTCCCTAGATAGGGGATTTAGATTGCACGAGGTTGCCAACGGTTATCAGTTCAGAACCAATTCGGATTTCAGTGAGGAAATTATCCGTTTTAAAGAGACCAAGCCATTCCGTCTGAGTCGTGCCGCTTTAGAGGCACTCGCAATAATCGCCTATAATCAGCCCATCACAAGACTTGAGGTTGATCAGATAAGGGGAGTCGATTCAACAGGTGTCATAGGAGTTCTGTTGGAAAAACGCCTCGTCGAAATCAGTGGCAGAAAGGAGGTGATCGGAAGACCATTCCTGTATGCAACCACCAGCGAATTTCTCGAGACCTTCGGACTCAGAAGCTTGAGGGACCTCCCCAGCCTTAAAGAGCTTGAAGAGATAGAAGCATCGTTTGAAAAACCTTTACAGGGACTCGATGCTTGA
- a CDS encoding segregation/condensation protein A — MDSPETCLVKVQAFEGPLDLLLHLIKKHEINIYDIPVALITQQYLEYLNMMKELNLEIVGDYLIIAAELGHIKSKMLLPKPEDDDEIEEDDPRSDLVRRLIEYQRYQEAAEQFSRLEALERDVFTRSYEDDTADDANQLLTVDLWSLIDSLREVFKRRNLSISEGIQFDIETVTLDERIEEVTSILISRKEMRFEDLFRKNASRLDLIITFLAILELIRARTINAYQEYPFGPIKLAYAGEHVAWKKNT, encoded by the coding sequence TTGGACAGTCCTGAGACATGCTTGGTTAAAGTACAGGCTTTCGAGGGTCCTCTTGATCTTTTGTTACACCTTATAAAAAAACATGAGATCAACATTTACGACATCCCAGTTGCTTTAATCACACAGCAATATCTTGAATACCTGAATATGATGAAAGAGTTGAATTTAGAGATTGTCGGAGACTATCTGATAATCGCGGCAGAGCTCGGGCATATCAAATCAAAGATGCTGCTGCCAAAGCCTGAAGATGATGATGAAATTGAAGAGGATGATCCCAGATCCGACCTCGTAAGAAGGCTCATTGAGTACCAGAGATATCAAGAAGCGGCTGAACAGTTCTCCAGGCTTGAAGCGCTGGAAAGGGATGTGTTTACAAGATCGTATGAGGACGACACGGCTGATGACGCAAATCAGCTGTTAACGGTTGACCTCTGGTCGTTAATCGATTCTTTAAGAGAGGTTTTCAAGCGCAGAAATCTAAGTATATCAGAGGGAATACAATTTGATATTGAAACAGTCACACTGGATGAGAGGATTGAGGAGGTAACATCTATACTTATTTCAAGAAAGGAAATGAGGTTTGAGGACCTCTTTAGAAAAAATGCATCGAGATTGGACCTGATCATTACATTTCTTGCCATTTTAGAGCTTATAAGAGCTCGTACGATAAATGCATATCAGGAATATCCGTTTGGACCGATAAAATTAGCCTACGCGGGAGAACATGTAGCTTGGAAAAAGAACACTTAA
- a CDS encoding site-2 protease family protein has translation MDFNYKLIIIQAPVILFALTIHEYCHGLVAKYLGDDTALRQGRLTLNPIAHLDVIGTILMFLVGFGWAKPVPVNPLNFKDPKKGMLLVALAGPVSNLLTAIVAGIFLRNLIPSIVTFDQATSGFYSTLLVVIVLTVIYGVGLAIFNILPIPPLDGSRVLYGLLPERQAYAYSRFEPYGVMVLFALFLFGGRIFSVVIWYPVSIITELISGLGYGQLWQIIHHITR, from the coding sequence ATGGATTTCAACTATAAACTCATCATAATCCAGGCTCCTGTTATTCTGTTCGCACTTACGATTCATGAGTATTGCCATGGCCTGGTTGCCAAGTATTTGGGAGATGATACTGCGCTCAGGCAGGGTCGGTTAACCCTGAATCCCATCGCTCACCTTGATGTAATCGGCACTATTCTGATGTTTCTGGTTGGCTTTGGCTGGGCGAAGCCTGTCCCCGTAAATCCACTTAATTTTAAAGACCCCAAAAAGGGAATGCTTCTCGTCGCACTTGCCGGTCCCGTTTCTAATCTGTTGACGGCCATTGTTGCCGGTATATTTCTGAGAAATCTAATTCCCAGTATTGTAACATTCGATCAGGCGACGTCGGGATTTTACTCAACACTTCTCGTGGTGATAGTTCTTACCGTCATTTACGGAGTGGGGCTTGCTATCTTTAACATACTGCCAATACCCCCGCTGGACGGCTCGCGAGTGCTCTATGGACTTTTGCCTGAGAGACAAGCATATGCCTACAGTAGGTTTGAGCCTTACGGAGTAATGGTATTATTCGCACTATTCTTATTTGGGGGACGTATCTTTTCGGTCGTTATTTGGTACCCTGTTTCAATAATTACCGAACTAATTTCAGGGCTGGGTTATGGTCAACTTTGGCAAATAATCCATCATATTACTAGATGA
- the xerD gene encoding site-specific tyrosine recombinase XerD, with protein MNNLVDSFLSYQAAVKGLSKNTLEAYGRDVLKFIDYLEKRNISGIEGVKYNDLLEYLTTLLDEGINIRSVARNLVSLKQFFKFLLLEKIIVEDPSLNIKTPKMKRSIPGFLSLEDVERILSSPDPTSYEGIRNRAMLETLYACGIRASELVNLDLNSVNFELGYLIVYGKGSKERLVPTGEKARTALKDYLALSRPNILKSRSSPYLFVTRRGEGMTRQGFWKILKAHAIKCGINRKISPHTIRHSFATHLLERGADLRTIQIMLGHSDISTTQIYTHIAKERLKEIHKKYHPRS; from the coding sequence ATGAACAATCTTGTAGATTCATTTCTCTCTTATCAGGCTGCAGTAAAAGGGCTCTCAAAAAATACACTGGAAGCATACGGAAGGGATGTCCTAAAATTTATAGATTACCTCGAGAAAAGGAATATATCCGGGATTGAGGGTGTTAAGTACAACGACCTTTTAGAATATCTTACCACTCTGCTGGATGAAGGTATCAATATCAGATCAGTTGCACGCAATCTGGTTTCTCTTAAGCAGTTTTTTAAATTTCTGCTTCTCGAGAAGATCATAGTTGAAGATCCCAGCCTTAACATAAAAACACCCAAAATGAAGAGAAGCATTCCGGGCTTTCTATCATTAGAAGATGTGGAAAGGATCCTCTCCTCACCCGATCCCACGTCATATGAAGGCATAAGGAATAGAGCGATGCTGGAGACATTGTACGCCTGCGGCATCAGGGCATCAGAACTTGTGAACCTTGATCTCAATAGTGTAAACTTTGAGCTGGGTTACCTGATTGTATACGGCAAGGGTTCAAAGGAAAGGTTAGTGCCAACGGGTGAGAAAGCCAGAACTGCCTTGAAGGATTACCTGGCTCTATCGAGACCAAATATTCTTAAATCGAGGAGTTCACCTTACCTATTTGTTACCAGACGCGGTGAGGGAATGACTCGTCAGGGGTTTTGGAAGATTCTGAAAGCCCATGCAATTAAGTGTGGTATAAATAGAAAAATAAGCCCTCATACTATAAGGCATTCTTTTGCTACACATCTTCTAGAGAGAGGGGCAGACCTGAGAACAATCCAGATCATGCTCGGACATTCTGATATTTCGACTACACAGATTTATACACATATCGCAAAAGAGAGGCTAAAAGAGATACATAAAAAATATCACCCCAGATCTTGA
- the ahcY gene encoding adenosylhomocysteinase — protein MKYDIKDIRLARTGKLRIEWAANEMPVLAQIRSRFKKQKPLKGIRIGACLHVTTETGNLAIALKEGGADVALCASNPLSTQDDVAACLVKDHKISVFAIKGENTKTYYNHINDVLDTRPQITMDDGADLVSTLHKKRVDLLDNLIGGTEETTTGVIRLRSMAENGVLRYPIVAVNDANTKHLFDNRYGTGQSTLDGIIRATNKLIAGTNFVVCGYGWCGKGLAMRARGLGANVIVTEVNNLNALEAVMDGFRVMPIDEASKIGDLFCTVTGNINVIRKEHFLKMKDGAIVCNSGHFNVELDLDGLKSISKGKRDFREYVAEYTLKNGKRINVLGEGRLINLAAAEGHPPSVMDMSFANQALCVEHLVKNSKTLEKKVYNVPVNVDMFVAELKLDSLGVKIDKLTPQQKSYLHSWELGT, from the coding sequence ATGAAATACGATATAAAGGACATAAGATTGGCGAGAACGGGCAAATTAAGAATCGAGTGGGCTGCAAACGAGATGCCTGTTTTGGCCCAAATCAGGAGTAGATTTAAAAAGCAAAAGCCCCTCAAGGGAATAAGGATCGGGGCCTGCCTGCATGTAACTACTGAAACAGGAAACCTCGCGATAGCCTTAAAAGAAGGCGGTGCCGACGTGGCTCTTTGCGCCTCAAATCCGCTGAGCACGCAGGATGACGTTGCTGCGTGTCTTGTGAAAGATCATAAGATATCAGTCTTTGCCATAAAGGGCGAGAACACAAAGACCTATTACAATCACATTAACGATGTATTGGACACCAGACCGCAGATTACGATGGACGATGGCGCTGATCTGGTCTCAACCCTCCATAAGAAAAGGGTTGATCTTCTTGACAATCTAATAGGAGGAACCGAAGAGACAACAACCGGCGTAATCCGTTTAAGAAGCATGGCTGAAAACGGTGTCTTGAGGTATCCGATCGTAGCGGTCAACGATGCAAACACGAAACATCTCTTCGACAATCGATACGGGACCGGACAGAGCACCCTGGATGGAATCATCAGGGCAACAAATAAACTAATCGCAGGAACAAACTTTGTCGTTTGTGGATATGGATGGTGTGGCAAAGGGCTTGCGATGAGGGCCAGGGGACTCGGTGCAAACGTAATAGTCACGGAGGTCAATAATCTAAATGCACTCGAAGCCGTGATGGATGGTTTTAGGGTAATGCCGATTGATGAAGCGTCGAAGATAGGTGACTTATTCTGTACTGTTACGGGGAATATCAATGTTATAAGGAAAGAGCACTTCCTGAAAATGAAGGATGGTGCAATTGTATGCAACTCAGGACATTTCAATGTCGAGCTGGATCTAGATGGGCTCAAGAGTATATCGAAGGGGAAAAGAGATTTTAGAGAATACGTTGCTGAATATACGCTCAAAAACGGTAAAAGGATAAATGTCCTTGGCGAAGGAAGATTAATAAACCTTGCCGCTGCAGAGGGACATCCCCCGAGTGTTATGGATATGAGCTTCGCAAATCAAGCCCTCTGTGTCGAGCATCTGGTTAAGAATTCCAAAACCTTAGAGAAAAAGGTGTATAATGTTCCTGTTAATGTGGATATGTTCGTTGCCGAATTGAAGCTTGATTCATTAGGTGTAAAGATCGATAAGCTTACACCTCAGCAAAAGAGTTACCTTCATTCTTGGGAATTGGGCACTTAG
- the metK gene encoding methionine adenosyltransferase, translating to MAQKDFIFTSESVTEGHPDKMADQISDAVLDAIIAQDPNGRVACETLLTTGLVVVAGERTTTANVDIPEVVRQTIRNIGYVNGSMGFDAENCGILMVMGKQSPDIALGVNPSEDREQGAGDQGLMFGYAIDETAELMPTPIMYSHKLARRLSEVRKNGTLPFLRPDGKTQVTVRYENNKPRSVEAIVVSSQHSPEVSNSTIHEGIVENVIKPVISEELLSSKTKIFINPTGRFVVGGPKGDAGLTGRKIIIDTYGGWARHGGGAFSGKDPSKVDRSASYMVRYIAKNVIAAGLAKRCEVQVAYAIGIAEPVSVMVDTFDTGVVPEEKISKGIREIFDLRPAEIIKTLKLLRPIYTKTAAYGHFGREEPDFTWEATDKTELLRKAVQ from the coding sequence ATGGCTCAAAAAGATTTCATATTCACCTCTGAATCTGTTACAGAAGGGCATCCTGACAAAATGGCTGACCAGATTTCGGACGCGGTACTCGACGCAATTATTGCCCAGGATCCGAACGGCAGAGTAGCATGTGAAACCCTTTTAACCACAGGATTGGTGGTTGTAGCGGGCGAACGCACAACCACTGCGAATGTGGACATTCCAGAGGTCGTGAGACAAACGATAAGAAACATAGGATATGTAAATGGCTCAATGGGATTCGATGCTGAGAATTGCGGTATTCTGATGGTAATGGGCAAACAGTCTCCAGACATTGCCCTCGGTGTTAATCCTTCGGAGGATAGGGAACAGGGTGCGGGAGACCAGGGACTCATGTTTGGCTATGCTATAGATGAGACCGCTGAACTCATGCCGACTCCGATCATGTATTCTCACAAACTCGCAAGACGCCTGAGCGAGGTGAGAAAGAACGGCACTCTACCCTTTCTCAGACCAGACGGAAAGACTCAGGTAACAGTCAGGTATGAGAACAATAAACCAAGATCCGTTGAAGCAATTGTTGTGTCATCTCAACATTCACCCGAGGTATCCAACTCGACAATTCATGAAGGCATCGTAGAGAATGTTATAAAACCGGTAATCTCTGAAGAACTATTATCATCAAAAACTAAGATTTTTATAAATCCCACAGGCAGGTTTGTGGTAGGAGGCCCGAAAGGGGACGCGGGACTAACCGGGCGAAAAATCATAATAGATACCTACGGTGGGTGGGCAAGGCATGGAGGCGGTGCATTCTCCGGCAAGGATCCTTCAAAGGTTGACAGAAGCGCTAGTTATATGGTTCGTTATATTGCCAAGAATGTTATTGCGGCGGGTCTGGCAAAGAGGTGTGAGGTACAAGTCGCCTACGCAATTGGTATTGCCGAGCCGGTGTCGGTAATGGTCGATACATTTGATACAGGGGTTGTCCCTGAAGAGAAGATTTCAAAGGGTATAAGAGAGATCTTTGACCTGAGGCCCGCTGAAATAATAAAAACACTTAAACTCCTTAGACCGATCTACACAAAGACAGCGGCATATGGGCATTTCGGAAGAGAAGAACCGGATTTCACCTGGGAGGCAACCGATAAGACAGAATTATTGAGAAAGGCAGTTCAATAA
- the rpe gene encoding ribulose-phosphate 3-epimerase, with protein MDKIIAPSILSADFARLGDEVKAISDCGVEWIHVDVMDGHFVPNISLGVPVIEALKSIPSPPMDIHLMIDNPDDCVELYVRAGDPFVKVITVQYETCKLLHSTISKIKSHGVMAGIALNPLTPLTTLEEIIPFADLILIMTVEPGFAGQSFITSMIPKVERLRKLIDTLDHRPLIEVDGGINLDNVGEVAKAGADVFVSGSGIFKTNSYAKTIREMRRKIKNSIK; from the coding sequence ATGGACAAAATAATTGCGCCTTCAATTCTCTCAGCTGACTTCGCTAGGTTAGGGGATGAGGTAAAAGCAATCAGTGACTGCGGCGTTGAGTGGATTCACGTTGATGTAATGGACGGTCATTTTGTGCCTAATATAAGCCTTGGGGTACCGGTAATCGAGGCGCTTAAGAGCATTCCATCTCCACCGATGGACATCCACCTGATGATTGATAATCCAGACGATTGCGTGGAATTATACGTCCGCGCCGGAGACCCATTTGTGAAGGTTATCACGGTACAATATGAGACCTGTAAATTATTACACAGCACAATATCTAAGATTAAATCGCATGGTGTCATGGCTGGTATCGCGTTGAACCCATTGACCCCTCTCACCACACTAGAGGAAATAATTCCTTTTGCAGATCTAATACTGATAATGACGGTTGAACCCGGTTTTGCAGGTCAAAGTTTTATAACGTCAATGATTCCTAAGGTGGAACGCCTGAGAAAACTTATAGACACTTTGGATCACAGGCCCTTGATCGAGGTGGATGGTGGAATAAACCTGGATAACGTAGGGGAAGTAGCAAAAGCCGGAGCCGACGTGTTTGTATCCGGGTCCGGCATTTTCAAAACCAATAGTTACGCCAAGACAATTCGAGAAATGCGAAGGAAGATCAAAAACTCAATTAAATAG
- a CDS encoding ATP-binding protein, which produces MVRKKSVIGCEICYGDGYIVEKKGQYANARVCNCVLQCTDCNSSGLVLTKNKAGYIHTKACETCGTVRRNVKLYNMAGIPAKFSHVLQVDAGFDPSNNESQQRALKYAKEEFVKKYPTKLGFLLMGASGLGKTHLTIGTISELTLKYGVKCMFQDFFDLLTELKKAYSLGTPEIEVLNPLIDTEVLAIDELGKGKSNDWELNILDQLISKRYNASKTTLITTNFISSDYTKDHMVEDYEILDLRVGKRITSRLHEMCEFIHLRGIDRRRVRRNV; this is translated from the coding sequence ATGGTTAGAAAGAAAAGCGTAATCGGATGTGAGATTTGTTATGGCGACGGGTACATTGTTGAAAAGAAGGGTCAATACGCTAACGCACGGGTGTGTAATTGTGTGCTACAATGCACTGATTGCAATTCATCAGGGTTGGTACTCACTAAAAATAAAGCTGGTTACATCCACACCAAGGCGTGTGAGACATGTGGAACGGTACGTCGGAATGTAAAACTCTATAACATGGCGGGGATACCGGCAAAATTTTCCCATGTGCTACAGGTGGACGCAGGTTTTGATCCATCGAATAACGAGTCTCAACAAAGGGCTCTAAAGTATGCGAAGGAAGAGTTCGTGAAGAAGTACCCTACAAAACTGGGTTTCCTACTCATGGGGGCATCGGGTCTAGGGAAAACGCATCTCACCATAGGAACAATATCCGAGCTCACCCTAAAATATGGTGTAAAGTGTATGTTTCAGGATTTCTTTGATCTTCTAACGGAACTGAAAAAGGCTTACTCACTTGGGACTCCGGAGATCGAGGTGCTCAACCCACTAATTGATACGGAGGTCCTGGCGATCGATGAATTAGGAAAGGGTAAGAGTAATGACTGGGAATTAAACATCCTGGATCAATTGATCTCAAAAAGATACAATGCTTCAAAGACTACACTCATAACGACTAATTTTATTTCAAGTGATTATACGAAGGATCACATGGTCGAGGATTATGAAATTCTTGACTTAAGGGTTGGCAAAAGGATAACATCCAGACTCCATGAAATGTGTGAATTCATTCACCTCAGAGGCATCGATAGAAGAAGGGTGCGTAGAAACGTTTAA
- a CDS encoding histone deacetylase, whose product MGHPESQDRLLAIWDMLQETKLTEELEVLQPRDATKEEICLVHDPKYFDIIKSTSGKPRVFLDADTSTCPVSFAAAVRAAGGMLSAIDDILNRKIDMAFPLVRPPGHHAERNMAMGFCLFNNVAIGAAYIIKSRNFKRVLIVDWDLHHGNGTQNMFYGSREVLYFSTHQYPHYPGTGSLKEVGMGDGAGYNINVPLPGGMGDTEYTKIFFEILGPVIEQFRPEFILVSAGFDAYFEDPLGGMKITPKGFAQMTRFLKEAAETYSGGNIIFILEGGYSLEGLWLSTREVVEELIEKKKTGYPATGLKTSADSIIADVKSTHSQYWKF is encoded by the coding sequence ATGGGGCACCCAGAGTCCCAAGACCGTCTTTTGGCCATTTGGGATATGCTTCAGGAAACTAAGCTAACCGAAGAGCTGGAAGTATTGCAGCCCAGGGATGCAACCAAGGAAGAGATATGTCTAGTTCACGATCCAAAATACTTTGATATAATAAAATCTACAAGTGGGAAGCCTAGGGTATTTCTAGACGCCGACACATCCACCTGCCCGGTATCCTTTGCTGCAGCGGTTCGCGCAGCAGGAGGTATGTTATCCGCTATTGATGACATACTCAACCGGAAAATCGATATGGCATTTCCTTTGGTGCGTCCTCCGGGACATCATGCTGAAAGAAATATGGCAATGGGATTCTGTCTCTTTAATAACGTTGCAATAGGCGCAGCCTATATTATTAAATCACGGAATTTTAAAAGAGTCTTAATTGTAGATTGGGATCTCCATCACGGAAATGGGACTCAGAATATGTTTTATGGCTCTCGAGAGGTTCTATACTTCTCGACCCATCAGTATCCTCATTATCCTGGCACTGGCTCCTTAAAAGAAGTTGGCATGGGCGATGGTGCCGGCTACAACATTAATGTACCACTTCCTGGGGGCATGGGGGATACTGAATATACAAAAATCTTCTTTGAGATTCTCGGCCCCGTGATAGAGCAATTTCGTCCGGAGTTTATCCTGGTCTCAGCGGGTTTTGATGCCTATTTCGAAGATCCGCTAGGCGGTATGAAAATAACACCAAAGGGATTCGCGCAGATGACAAGGTTTCTAAAGGAGGCAGCAGAGACGTATAGCGGTGGGAACATTATTTTCATTCTCGAGGGTGGATACAGTCTTGAGGGTCTTTGGCTCTCGACAAGGGAGGTTGTAGAGGAATTGATAGAGAAAAAGAAAACGGGCTACCCTGCAACAGGTCTAAAGACGAGCGCAGATTCAATTATCGCAGATGTAAAGAGTACACACTCACAGTACTGGAAATTTTAA
- a CDS encoding folylpolyglutamate synthase/dihydrofolate synthase family protein, whose translation MRNAINYLNSLGAHRINLGLDRISKILEAFDNPHKKLTCIIIAGTNGKGSVAAVIASILRAARFTVGLYTSPHLVRISERIKVNDEEISLSDLNRLIMTIKGKASKILTEQPTYFEVLTAVAFVFFHEKQVDYAVLEVGMGGRFDATNIANPIVSVITNIYLDHTEYLGNNIDKIAYEKAGVIKYGVPVVTGTDGSALNVISTTAEKESARVFYMGRDFSSESENLAYFNYKGHSFNLINLQLALPGLYQINNATLAIATIEILYERYGIDIDEKSLRIGLSTANWEGRMETLRSNPPLILDGAHNPSAAYALRSSLKHAYPEKKFLFLLGMLADKDHENYLRELSPITEGMIITDVPSERHMPSEDLANIARSYVNNVRVMNDSKAAFIELQKHNSTPACITGSLYLIGAIKKLIMEDSKSIRKKRKLV comes from the coding sequence ATGCGTAACGCAATTAACTATCTCAATTCTCTTGGCGCACACAGGATAAATCTGGGTCTTGATAGGATTTCAAAAATCCTCGAAGCCTTTGATAATCCACATAAGAAATTAACCTGTATAATAATTGCCGGAACAAATGGCAAAGGTTCCGTAGCAGCGGTCATCGCATCCATACTACGCGCTGCTAGATTCACGGTTGGTCTCTACACATCACCTCATCTCGTCCGAATTTCAGAGAGAATAAAAGTAAATGACGAGGAGATATCCCTTAGTGATCTGAACCGACTGATCATGACGATTAAAGGAAAGGCTTCAAAGATCTTAACCGAGCAACCAACTTATTTTGAGGTATTAACGGCTGTTGCATTTGTATTTTTTCATGAAAAACAGGTGGATTACGCAGTGCTTGAGGTAGGTATGGGTGGGAGGTTTGACGCCACTAACATAGCAAACCCAATCGTTTCTGTGATAACGAACATTTATTTGGATCATACTGAGTATCTCGGAAACAATATCGACAAGATTGCCTACGAAAAGGCGGGAGTGATTAAATATGGAGTCCCGGTTGTCACTGGCACAGATGGATCGGCGCTGAATGTTATAAGTACTACGGCAGAGAAAGAATCTGCCAGAGTGTTCTATATGGGAAGGGATTTCTCCTCAGAATCAGAAAACTTGGCTTACTTTAACTATAAAGGTCATTCATTCAATTTAATAAACCTTCAACTTGCGCTTCCCGGCTTATATCAGATTAATAATGCGACATTGGCAATTGCCACAATAGAGATCCTGTATGAACGTTATGGAATAGACATAGATGAGAAAAGTTTAAGGATAGGACTTTCAACAGCTAATTGGGAAGGCAGGATGGAAACGCTGAGATCAAATCCCCCTTTGATTCTGGATGGTGCACATAATCCTTCTGCTGCATATGCATTAAGAAGCTCACTTAAGCATGCCTACCCAGAGAAGAAATTTCTATTCTTATTAGGAATGCTTGCCGACAAGGATCATGAAAATTATTTGAGAGAATTATCCCCCATCACCGAAGGTATGATAATCACAGATGTTCCATCAGAAAGACATATGCCCTCAGAAGATCTTGCAAATATCGCACGGAGTTATGTTAATAACGTAAGAGTCATGAATGATTCCAAAGCGGCTTTCATCGAGCTTCAAAAACATAATTCAACCCCGGCCTGCATCACTGGCTCTCTTTATCTAATTGGCGCCATAAAGAAATTAATAATGGAAGATTCTAAAAGCATTAGAAAAAAACGAAAGTTAGTATAA
- a CDS encoding histidine triad nucleotide-binding protein, with protein MDDCIFCNIVKKEADCDIVYEDPDSMAFTDINKQAPVHILVIPKKHMRSLAEIKDADLPIIGHLFDVVNKVAQQQGISKKGYRLVINCGIESGQSVWHLHIHMLGGRRMTWPPG; from the coding sequence ATGGATGATTGCATATTTTGTAATATAGTAAAAAAGGAAGCGGACTGCGACATAGTTTATGAAGATCCTGACTCTATGGCATTTACTGATATAAATAAGCAAGCGCCGGTCCACATTCTGGTAATCCCGAAGAAGCATATGCGCTCCTTAGCCGAGATTAAAGATGCTGACTTACCGATTATCGGACATCTATTCGATGTGGTAAATAAGGTGGCACAGCAACAGGGTATAAGTAAAAAGGGATACAGACTGGTTATAAATTGTGGTATAGAGAGCGGGCAGTCCGTATGGCATCTTCATATACATATGTTGGGGGGACGGAGGATGACCTGGCCGCCCGGTTAA